The Haliotis asinina isolate JCU_RB_2024 chromosome 2, JCU_Hal_asi_v2, whole genome shotgun sequence genomic interval TTTATTACTCCTCAAGAAAGATTAAGTTTTCATACTGATATTGAGGTGTTGTCAAACACAAAGAAGTCTTAGAAAAAATAATCAGGCtgaatgaaaataatgacaTTGATGCATTGCAATACCCTCtacatttctgattggttgttagGGTGCAAGGTCTCATGGACAATGAAAAATGTGATCACTTGATAGGCAAACTTTACAAATGGTATTTGAGATGCTAGATGGTCACAATGTCCAAGCTTTACAAGATGCCAGTGCAAAATTTGGGGAAAATGTAGGGGATCAGCTACAGGGAAACGTGTTTCACAAGAGGCATCAGTTAGCCTTCCTTAATATATGGGCAGAATAAAAACATTATAAATCATATTTGTATTGAACTCACGTTTTGTTTCTCCCAGAATGGAATGAGTAGTATTCCAGATTCCTGGAAATCAAGAACCAAGAAATATGAAGAAATTGCAAGTCTTTCCAAGGAACTGGTTACCATCCTGCCTTCATAATCAGCTAGACCATTGCATAGAAACCATAGAAACAGCAGAAACTTCCAGCCAAGAAGAAGCGAAAGTGAAGAATACTTATGTATATATCCTGAATATACATTATTGTTATGAGAAATCTTTGACAGATGTGacagtttttttcatttttgcctGTTGAAGGAAAATATGTAACAATGATTCAGGACAGATGACATATCAAACTTTGGAACAACTTTGttaacattttatatttaaatatttgagATTTTAGATTTAAGCAATATATTAGAGCATTATGCAGATATTTTTAAGCCaatcacatttttaaaaatcttatcTTCCTTTCCTTTTCTTGTGGTTGTGGAGCATGCTTCTGAGACAAAAACGTTGCAAGGGATAAATAGGAaagtatttttttattgtaCCACATATTATCCCAGTGAAAATGTGACTTGAGGGTGAGAATTGTCACCCTGCTTCAGTCTGCGTATGAAGGATCAGCTGTAGTTCTGAAGGAACGGCTGATCCTGAAGTCAATCAGATGTGATGCTTGGTTACATTCAACACCCTCTGTCATATCATACCTAGTGTTTCTAATCAggacacattttcatttatttcgtTTTATTTGTATGTGTTTACGTCAAAATAAGTCTCTTGTATATATCTGAATGTAGTGATTTGTCTGATTTATCTTGAACAGACCTCCATTCAATGCTTTTTTGACTAATTCTTGACTATGCCCCTACACACTTCATTCTGCATTCTTGAATAGGCTTCTATTAAGTGCTTTCCCATATCTTCTATAGGTCTCTATTAAGCGCTTTCCCGTATCTTCTGTAGGTCCCAATTAAATGCTTTCTCATATCTTCTATAAGTCCCTGTTAGGTGCTTTCTCATGTCTTGTCTACACCTCTATTCAATACTTTCCCATATTTTCTCTAGGTCTCTGTTCAGCGCTCTCCTGTTTCTTAACTAGGCTCCAGTTTAGTACTTTTCCATATCCCATGTAGGTCTGTCTATTCATTGCTTTCCCATTTCTTGAATACATCTCTATTCAACACCCTCCTATTTCTTAAACAGACCCCCCCTGCACACTGGCCTGACCATGGTAATCAGATCAATGTTCCCAGCCCAATGACTGTCTATGTTATAAAGTTTTGGGTTTTATTTAGTTAACTGATGTTTATTATATTGTTCTCATTTCTTGTGGCTGTAAGAGTGCATGTAGTGCAATATTAAGGCAACTCACTGTTTTAACCAGTGTTGGGACTGGTAGACTCTTTTGGTATACTGAAGAACATGTTTTAATGAAATCATGGACATGATTTAAGTGTATGATAaattatgtataaatatatatgaaactCCAGTTTTATAGAACatttacaaatgcaaaatccATGTATTTGCTGGCCAGCATGAGATTTTAATAAGGAATTTTGTGCAAGCTTTTTTAACTTTTAATGGTAATAAAACCAATGTCGTGACAGTGGAaatgaaatgctatcaaatattttacagtggATTGTATTTTCAAATGACAGCTGAAAGGGAGGTAACACTTGTGTTGAGTGTCTTGTCAGTGATGCAGGCCTCCCAACCTTGatttcacaatgccatttaggaagtggtcaaatgcaatatatgtcttatttgggatttcactacctcagtaaagtacaaattctagtactttttgggttgagtgctggttcgaatccccgatgggactcaaccaaaaaaagtactagaatttgtactttactgaggtagtgaaatcccaaatatgacatatgttgcctcCCAACTTTGTTGTGTGACTCCATATTTGGTAATAAAACAAGAAGTGGATAGAAATTTGTTTAGCTTTTTCATTTGAATTAGGAATATTTCTTACTATACACAAATGATGAGATTGGAAAGGTTAAAGTGATTTCCTTCTATCTGGATGAACTAATGAGAAAATGTGCAGAAAACTTGGGAACATAATAAAGACACAAAGACATTTGAACCTAAGATTTTAGTTTTCTTCACAGTGGTTTGCAGTATGTCCTCACAAGGAATAAATAATGAACTCCATGGTTTCACAAGAAACATTCTATCACACCATTTACTATATGACGAGTAGATTTCTGCCCCTCTGATTGGCCCACTGCTTAGACACTAAGTGTTTCTGCCCCTCTGATTGGCCCACAGCTTTGACACTAAGTGATGTCAACCTCAATTGTGTAATATTGTCTTGATGGTGATTGAGTTAACAATATTTAGCAGTTAATGATTACATTAATTTAGTGTTTTGGACAAGAAACAATTTACAGAGGTTATTAGTCATGTGTGTTTCAGTATTGGTTCTGAGGCagggtggttaaagtgttcactcatcacactgaagatccaggttcagttccccacatgggtacaacgagTGAAGCTACCAAAAGTGTCCTAGTTGGTGTTatgtactggcaaacaaggatagaTGGAGCACTGACCTGACAATTGACCTGTgttagcatgtatgagtgccaCTCACTGGCACTTGCTAGTGCAAACGAAGGGGGTCCCAGGTCGTTTGTTATCAAGTGCTATCTGCTTGGAATATGTATCTGTATATCACAAATATTATTGACTTGCTACACCGACCACATGAGAGTCTTATAAGCACATGGAATGCACGTTCACTAGCCTACATCTACTGTACCTTCCATAAACCAAATGAGCTTGCTTGTTGCTGTGCATCATGTATTTCCCATAATGTTCTCTGTGCCAGTCCAGCCTATCCAGTACGTGTTCATCAGATATACTAGTGGTTGAAAGCATGAGCTATGTTAGCCATGAATAGTGATGCAGAATTACCTATGATTGTAAATTGGAACTGTGTCACTCTTGAGTCCAAATTTTCTACACGGGTACCCACCCCATAACCCCCTATTACCCTAACCTACCCAGATACCTGTTAttttaattcctgacatcaaatttgcaagaaatggcaatatattccTCAGCTCAAAGGCTAAAATtttaacttgtttgagtggcattttaaaaTCTTAGCCACATGTCATATTCAAAAGAAGTGACTGTAAATAATGACTATgacttcaaagacaatacactttaaatcatgaaagaataatatAGTACATTGTTAAACCTATTTGTGACATAATCATAGCGGGTCTGGCTATTGAGACGGGTACAGGGATCCAATTCATTACCCCCTGTTCCAGGTATCTAGGTTCCCCGTCCAAGCCCTATCTTCATCCTACATCAAAATGCCCCTGTTTACTGCATTTAGGTGTGTACCAGATACACTAGTGGTCGATAACATGAGCTATATTCACCATGAATCACTGTGCTGTCTTTGATCGTGGATTGTAACCCTCCGACCTGCTTCACTTCATGTATACATACTGGCCATGGTGTTTGTTGCAGCTCAACTGTATGTGTGCACCAGATACACTAGTGGTCGACAGCATGAACAGCTATAGAAGACATATCTATATAACTATACAAGAGTGTAATGATGTACATCCAGCTAGATGACCATGAATCGGCAGGAGGAGTCTGCCAAATGGTTGCTCCACTAAACAAAATCAGAGCCAGATTTCACAAAGCTATTGTAGTGCTATAACTGTCACAGTCGTGTGTTAAATAGCTACTGGCCTGCGAGCCTATGTAGAAATCCAGTAAGGCCAGTAAATATCCACTGTCAGGCCAGAATAGCTAGTGAATTTTCAGgtagtcattttgtaaatatatcactctcttcAACGTGTCAAGTTATAGTGCACTTTCAAATCATGCAAGATATTGgtttaataaatatgttcaACACATTATCGGCTAAATGATGACTTAACTGAGCATAAAtttttttcagatgtgttttCTTACTTTTTTTAGATGGTGTTTTTCTGATATCTTTTGCTCAGTTTCAACTTCCAGATTTGTAGTGAACTATTTTGTGAGCTAGTAGTTATCTGGCATAGCTGGTCCAACTAACAAGCAAAAtatggaaactattttgcacactgctgtaagtctgtgttacagtataagaGGTACGACAACTAATCCCCTGATAATTATACATGACGCGCACATTTCTCGAGAATATATGGTAACAGTGAATCAAAATCATGGAACAAAAAAAATACCAGAATGAATAATATATAAATGATTTAATAACAGAATGGCAGTCAAAAGAACTGCCATTTCATGACAAAGTAACAAATGTTTTTGACTCAGAAAATGGAAGTATGAGAGATGAGATTAACAATGTATAACAAACTGACATCAGCTTGTCACAGACAAACCATCCAGAGGGCAGTTCATGGAGGAGTTCTTCAACCACATGTCTATACAACTTTCATGAAACACATGATCACACGGTAAATACTTCCTTGTCTGTCCCACTTCATAAGAATCCATACACACAGCACACATCTCACCAGCACTTTCCTCATCAACAATATCAGTTTTGAAAGACACAAGAGTATCTTCTGCTACAGTCTTTGGTGCCACCGACTCATCCAATCGCAGAAGAGTTTCATAATCTTCAGGTGACAGTTCACGATGCTGTAGTGAAATGAGCAGGGATATCAAGTCTGTTGGCAGATCATCAGGCACAGCATCATTATGCAAAGCATGGTTTAGATTCTGCACTGGTGCACGTCTGCTCCTGTCATTATTAGTACTGGTATATTGTTGAGGATTAGTATGATTATTAGGCTGACTCTTCCTTGGAGGCATTGGGTAATGGAGATGTACTCTATAGGGATCCAGTTCCATTCTCTTCATCACTCTATGATGAACATATAGTTTCTTCTTTCCTTCattattcaaaacattcttACAGTACTTGTCCTTAACCTGTTTGTGGGCTTTCCTTATTTTTCTGTCTCTATCTTCACGCAAATACTTATTTTCTAACTTCTTTCCTTCATACTTTTGTAAATGTTCAAATGGTGTGACTTTCTCCTCCATCACCAAATACTCTTGATCAATTTCTTCGAGCAGCCTATGCACTTCTTCATCATCTATATGGGAAGTTTTTGTAGGCCTGGGAAGAAGAGACATGTTGAATTTGAAGTCAGACAATTCCATTTTACTCCATTTCCTTttcttcttcctctttttcTTGTCCTTTGAATTTTCATTTCCACTGGCAACACATTTCTCCAGCTCCACAACTTTTTCGCGATTTCCCTCCATTCTAAGCCTTCTGTTTGCCTTTTTCTCTTGGACTGACAGTTCCCTGGGTGGGGTTTCAGGCAGTGCACAAAAAACCTCCTCAAACTTCATTTCATCAACGGGTGATGAATTCTCAGATCGGTCAGACGAACAATCAGAAGGCATTGACATGGATCTTCTAAAATGTCTGAATAGCACATTTCTGTCGAACCCGTTTGAGGTTATAGGCCAATCTACACTGCTTTCCGCGAATGACAgcattttaaactgaaatgtacGGCACCTTTGAAAAGCCGTTGTTCTTGCGAAATCTATTTTCGGACCTTGGCGTCCGCCAAGAGGCGCTAAAATGACCAGAAATCGAAAATGTTCGTTCGTTTATATGCAGTGCTTGCACAACACCTCAGCAACTTGTTTAGTTTCTATTAATAGACACATCAACAAACGTCATGTGCTTATTTTAGGAACTGACAGGCATTCACTACTTAGTGATTGGTTGGATATTTTTAGATAAGCACGTTACATTATATTTATGTACCAACTATCTACAAGTCAATGTAAGGGTATTTATTCAGTCCGCCTAACATATTGGGTGatatcattcttttttttatttcagtacgAAATACAAATTACGTCTTTTGTACATACATTTTTAAGGCAGTAAATTTGTGTTGTTTataaatgaaaaacatcaaTGTAAATATAGAGAAGAAGTTGTTTAGCTAATAGTATCCAGGGAATTCCATGATATTGCATGAGCATGCGTGCTTGAGCCGGTGCCCGTCGCCAGCCTGATAGAGATTGAACCATATTTAGAATCACAACGTAATGGACCTATTGAAAGGTTATCGACACCCAAAGGTTGTGATCTTGCTGTTGCATTTATTCCCCAAAGCCTGAACTAATTCTGATCTGAATATGAGTTGAGATGACGTACATGATTTGAGCTGATCAAGTTGAAAAAAGACTAAGTGCATTACTAAATCAAGTGGTTTATTTTGACGGAATTCGGAATCATATTTTTATTTGAATATGTATACAgttattttcaattttgtaaGCTGTCAATGTTCAACAAAGTGACTACACATAGATAACAACTTTACAATACCATTCCTATgatatgtctgtttgttttggtAGCTGGTTAATCCCACACTCGACAATATTTAAgctatgtgatggtggtttgtaaataatcctgtctggaccagacagtccagtgatcaaaagcatgagcttTGATCAATGCAGACAGGATACTATAACATGAACGGACCAGATCATCTGATTCCCTTATAGTTGcttttttatgacaagcatgtgtagGAGCCATAAAATGTCCGAGTCCCATTCTGGGATCTGAACCATGGACCTTCTGATCCAAAGTCGGActccttgtccacatgaccaaaaacGTAAACCCTATCAGCAAGGCTGACAAGGATATCATCTGTGGGATGTCATcagtgggatgactccacaccctgctacaCATGGGTTAATTAGTGGAAGACCAGTTCTTACCCAGATCTTAACTGATATGATGCAACCTGTTGATTTGTCATTGCTAGTTTTCCATTACCTTAGCAAAAGATGAATTAGTGAAGTTTCCACAGTTTAATGGACGGCCAGCATGCATTTTCCTGAATATTCATGGATGCAGTTCTTGTGAGATCAGACctttgaaggtccggggtagaataggccttcagcaacccatgcttgttataaaaggcaactatgtttgttgtaagaggcatctAACAGGGTCGGtgggtcaggcccgctgacttggctgacacatgtctttGGTTCACAATTccacagattgatgctcctgctgttgatcactggattgtctggtccagactcgattatttacacacttctgccatatagctggaatattgctgagtgcagagtaaaactgaactcactgactcacaacATCACAAAAATGACTATTCAGAAACAATAATATTTTACTGTTCACCAGTCCAAAAAAACATTTTACCTTTAATTTAGTGCCATAGCTGCAACCCCCCACCCAACCCCCAAAGAAATGTTTCATGCAATGACCACAATCAGCATAAATCTCCCATTAATGTAATTCTTAGATAAGCACACCCTGATCTCCTGGTCACATGCTATACAGTGGAGGATTATAAATAAGTAGAGTGTGATAATGTTTGGATATTGTGGTTACAGTGATATCATATATAATTAGAAGCAAAATGGATGACCAGTACCCAATAATCTGATAAGTATTTCCATTTTGACTGTGGCTCAGGTTCTTATGCCTGTTATGTGTGATGTGAGATTAGTGAATGTTATCCTATTAACCTACTGTGGTTATATCTTATATCCCTTACTCTGCAGAAATTAAGGGTCagtgaggtagccaagtggtttgAGCATTTGCTTGTCTTGACAAAGCTCGGGCtccaatttctcgaaacaaacttaagtttttactcaaatctcaaactgagtttcacaatttgaaacagctgaatttttaactcaactgcatttttgacatataaaaccaaaacaaatttaGTAATCTATTCACGAAACTCAAATTCTTTCCTATAGTTTGAGTTTTGtgccgatttcagttcattctgagaaatgcgttttctcaaatttgagtaaaatctcagacttaagtcaaaactcagatttAAGtctgtttcgagaaatcggggccaggttGTATTTCCCCACATATGTTTAaagtgtgaagctcatgtctgCTGTCCCATGCTGAAAAAGTGCTTtcatattgctagaagtggtgtaaaactaggCTTAGTTGGTCAAAATTTAGAAATATCCATGGAGTTTGTCATGTAGTTGAATCACCATTATGAGGAGGACCTGTATGTCATTCAGATCActgagacccatgaagattcggTTTAGgattatcttcagtaacccatgcttgtcattaggGGTGACTAACTGCATCGTGTGGTTAGGTtagcagacttggttgacatgtcgtCGTAtccagctgtgtagatcaatgctcataatgttgatatatatatattgtaactctattgtcttgtccagaccactgcaggaatactgctgagtgcggcatacaAGCAATACAGACCTCCCAAATGTATTATAAATCACTTATTCTAAGATATCTCGGTCAAAGGCgctgacaatactttatcagacgataatgtgcacgttttgcattacgtcacaatgtgttgacgttgctgcgccattccagtctgccccctcgtgatcaaacttttttgcattatgtcacaGTGTAGCCGACGTCacaatggatgtcagttgccatcgcctcatACAACCTCCCACAGTAAACAGTTTCGTCGCTTCCTTTTTCTTGGTCGCATCAGTTAGCCCtatgcgaggattcttaatttaggtcactgaacctatggtttgttttctgccGTAGAtgaatcgaaattaggcttagaaattattaaatacggcatTTTAGAAAAGAAATGCAGTTCGtactaccaccatgtatagtgtaataaagcacagtttcgccctgaactattatagttaaagcacgaggacgcttgCTGGTAGAGCAacctgtatttcttaaatatttgGTCATAACATAGAAGAATGTCATGTCAGAAGTTGTAGTAAGTCTTGAAAATATCCCTGCAACATGTGTCTTCAGGAAAGTCACAGAAAGATCCCTAGTTCAGGCTGAATTCCAAACATTCCACTGAATTATGGATTCATGACTTGCTTGAGCTGCTTCACAAAGGGCCCAGCTGAAATACAGTTACCTGGTCACATTCAGGCTATACAAATGCCACATTGTATATACACCAGCTCAAAATGTGCTATTCATCTCTCATGTTTCAAGCTCTGAAGAAAAAGGACAGTAGAGCATAGTGCCCCTTCACACAAAAGATGACATACTCTGTGCCAAAATCTTTTGG includes:
- the LOC137273268 gene encoding uncharacterized protein, with translation MLSFAESSVDWPITSNGFDRNVLFRHFRRSMSMPSDCSSDRSENSSPVDEMKFEEVFCALPETPPRELSVQEKKANRRLRMEGNREKVVELEKCVASGNENSKDKKKRKKKRKWSKMELSDFKFNMSLLPRPTKTSHIDDEEVHRLLEEIDQEYLVMEEKVTPFEHLQKYEGKKLENKYLREDRDRKIRKAHKQVKDKYCKNVLNNEGKKKLYVHHRVMKRMELDPYRVHLHYPMPPRKSQPNNHTNPQQYTSTNNDRSRRAPVQNLNHALHNDAVPDDLPTDLISLLISLQHRELSPEDYETLLRLDESVAPKTVAEDTLVSFKTDIVDEESAGEMCAVCMDSYEVGQTRKYLPCDHVFHESCIDMWLKNSSMNCPLDGLSVTS